TCAAGCGGAAGATCAGCCCAAAACGTTAGCCAAACAGGTTAAGCTagctacaataaaattaagagcCAGAAGCTAAGTCTACTTTTAGATCTCATCTCAACTTTCGCCTAATACGAAGACAGCTATAAACTTAGATTTGACACTTATATTTCCAACAGCCCATTGCCTACGCGGCTCCAGCACCTGTAGTCGCCATCGTCGCCACTAATCCAGGGGATCTCCAAGCTGCTGCCATAGATGCCAAGGTCAAGGCTGAAGACGAGGCCAGAGCTATTGCAGACCAGGCCAGATTAGCTGCTGACGTGGCCAGGGATCAAGCTGAATTGGCTTTGGAAGGTCAGAAGGTGAGTGGCGAATTTGTTTGATACCATTGGTTCAGAAGGATGCTATCAATGCCAAAAATCTGTTGAGAGACCAAGATTAGAGATCAGGTTGATATGTTTTTTATGGTTTAGGCTACTAAAGAAATTGAGGTTCAAGAAATCCAGGGCAAAAACTATTATAGCAGAATAGGTCATGAGTGGCTGTTATGGCCAGGAATGTGTTTAAACTGACGTTGGAAGGACAAAAGGTCATTAAAGAGTCCCAGGGATATTCACAAATCAAAAGAGAAGAACCATTTAGTGGCGTACGCAATCAAATGCGATGTATTAATAAATTGAGTAAATTCAGAAAAGAGCCAGTAACTCTTTGATACGACCTGTTTCGAAAATTGTTTTAACTTTAAGAAATTTTTTTGGTTGTTGCAGGAAAAAGGAGAAGAAGTAACTTCCATAGCGAAAGAAAAGAGCGAAGAACTATTCTGGAACGTAGAAGACAAGAAATGGCAAGCGATCGACGCGGTGAAAACCGTCGAAGCGAAAATCGACGGAGCGGTCGCGAATAACGCTGAAGCTTTAGCGAAAAGCCTGATCCCAGTAGTAGCTCCTTTACCTTATGCCAACCTGGTATATGCTCCTGGATTGATACCGCTAGttaaagatgaaaaaataactAAGACTGCAGAAAAAGAAGAGAAAGAAAAGTTAGAAGGGTCTAAATTGGAAGGTCTGGCGTTGACCCAGGGTATAGGCTTGGTCGGGGCTCCGTGGCCCCCTCTGACTTTGGTCCAACCGGGGCTACTAGGGGCTCCATTGCCTTTGCAGCCGGTGCTGACTCCGATCATCAAACACTGGTAGTTTAGTCAAGGCGGAATAAACGGTGATTTCTATGTGTTGTTTCATTATTGTCCCAAAACTGCATACGGAGATagatgtacaaacgctcacgataatatcgttatagctatctctatcgctctcccatattggcgcgacagagctgtCAGCAGCagtatagcgtcaacgattgtcattttgtcAGCacgcctcggacactggcgatcaaatatatgaaagaggcgcgttcctagcacacagtctaagctcgtgtaggtgaacgcgtactatgcttgtatgagtgaaatatgacaggccgaccgttcgcgtttttgacaggcggtaactgtgaggtaaccgagagggggtgggcggtactttcagcggggagtgagagtggccatactgtacgatagtactctttattatactgtgacggcAGAGTGTCTTGCAagatttccaatttttttttttgtacactTTTCATATTTCTATGAGATATTTTAATTCCTTTCAGTAATGGACGATTTAGATATTCATTGAACAAGAGGGCGCCACCAGTCGTGCACTTAGCGAATATTGCGCGTTGAAGTCTTTTGTTCTTTGACATCCAAGTTGAAAGTCTGTTAGATAAAGACATCaacgaaataatattgaaattatacattgaaaatggatagtataCGAAGATCCCGCGAAGGATATAGGATTGTTTATATCATCATAATCACACGGATATGCGAGCCACCCTAGTATTTAAATATGCACTTGTAACATGAGCCAAATTACAATAAAACATAAATTGTACTCCTCAAACGTTTATGATTTTGATAAGTAAAAACGAACTAAATAAACATCAACATACTTAGTTGTTATGCtctagcaacctgtcacagcTCTATCAATTATCGCCAGGGTTCTGATATCTCATACTTAAGCATGGTAAGACGTTAGAGAACCATGGAGTCGATATTataacgatatatataacattaaatttattataatttatactcatactcatcctcatgtatataattaattaattagtcaCAAAATGCTTTTAATTTCATCTAAAACGATGAATTATTAAAAGTGTTAagacaataaataaaagaaaaaataattacctacctagTTATACAGACTAATTTTGAAATGGATAATACACCCGTCATACCTTGCCAGGATTTTGAAGAACTTATATACCTGTATCTACGTGTTCTATGGATATTACAAACTAGAAGCttagttaatattattttttgtttgcgtGTTTCTTTACGTAGTATAGTGTggcaatctttttttttttcatttaaaatatagttatattcaattccaaattaattatatttatttcgtttATAATCAACTTTTGGAATGAGTAAGTGAGAATGAGTTGACTTATATGTCAAAATCGATTATGGTTCTCTAACGTCTTACCATGCTACGAGATATCAGAACTCTgattatcacaatttcgttttctttcaaccccttcattgtTAATAATGTCACTGAAATTTGACCAAAATCTTGTGCTCCGtctaccccgtttgggaatacaggggTAAGTCTATGtaatttatgattaaattttAAGTTCAAATACTCAGCCAATGAGAACCCTGTATAATAGAGTAATTGCAACATTCCCAACGAACTCGAATATGCTACGTATGCAAATGCACATTGCTGCATAATGTTGCAGTCTAGTCGTTATTATGGATTTCTTGGCCTTCAGGTTTCTTAGGGTTCCGtataatcaaagaggatcgagtattattagagagttactgtcgaaggattttatctgtctatacagagttatatatgtctttggtataatCAAACATAATCGAGTATTATAtgtagagttactgtcaaagtagaatgtgtaatcacagtgcataagactgccatctctcgacacaggctcaAAACTTttgacctcagttttgacaatttagtcCATATTGTTAACTTGATACGTGTTCAACTTCAAATTATCAAGCCCAGAATCACTCAAAGATATAGCGGTATAGCCATTAGTGGGCTTAGTTATTCtttagatatatattttattttataatttactagcttttacccgcggcttcgctcgcgttaaattcgaaaatggaatgctccatacaaacttccaccccccatttaggaagtggggggttagaaagagacaaaaagtagcctatgtcaccttccatcccttcaactatctacacttaaaaaaatcacgtcaatttgtcgctccgttttgctgtggaagacggacaaacaaacagacacactttcccatttataatattagtacggatatcgcagtaggtatttgaaaaacaagttttttttttgttccggACCGTCAAAAAGAGTTTGAAGATCGTAATCATATtacgtttatttgtttataaatcgAAGTTATTAAACTAAATACATAATTGATAGTCATAAATCATAGCTAGATAATAAAAACTTTATGctcaactagcttttacccgcggcttcgcccgcgtaataaaagtattcttattgaaacgtttacaaaaaataagattttcatttggatccgtaggtttctttgtaggtacatctgtccgtgattacttcgattaaggtaaagcgggacaattctcgactggggggccattgtaactgatctatttgctgtacggtcagccaagaaagtggtttaccacttttcgactctattgatcgaaaagtggtaaaccactttttggaacgtttattgaaacgtttacaaaaaataagattttcatttggatccgtaggtttctttgtaggtacatctgtccgcgattacttcgattaaggtaaagcggggcaattctcgactggggggccattgtaactgatctatttgctgtacggtcagccaagaaagtggtttaccacttttcgactctattgatcgaaaagtggtaaaccactttttggaacgtttattgaaacgtttacaaaaaataagattttcatttggatccgtaggtttctttgtaggtacatctgtccgcgattacttcgattaaggtaaagcggggcaattctcgactggggggccattgtaactgatctatttgctgatCGATCTctctctattgatcgaaaagtggtaaaccacttttttggctggctgtaccttacacatattactattgttttaaaagaaattcttgcaatgattgtagaattgttacacagcgaccacagcgtaggtagtaggtacgaatatgtttgtattttacctatataaatatttatactggggaaacttcatacaacccacatagccagtatgtcgacgctatggtcggtgggtaaaaagtacttccttgcattgtcgcttacaattttttccattttgcttatacttattgcaaacgtaaacatataaaaggcaagcaaacaacgatcttcttacagcacattgaatgtaatagttattacggatgcaggatactcgccgatgcctacttactaatcccttcgcactgagccacctgcattttacacagcctagatatcgattgccgaccgattagtccgaccccaatccctattcttatccccgacCCTATCTCTATTCTTGTCCCCAtctccgtccccgtcccgtccctgtccccgtccctcccctatccctattcccgtccccgtccccgtcccctatccctatccctatccctatccttatccctatccctatccctatccctatccctatccctatccctatcccctattcccatccctatccctatcccttccctatccctatccctaaccctatctcgttcctgtccctgtacctgtccctgtccctgtcaaattatcgtgctaggaggtgaacttcctctaaggaacttccgtgtctttttgaaatctcttgaaccagaagtaaagataaaaactaaacctatacttatggctattttggatattttaaccctattgcacaacaacagggaagaaaatttcttttccacctcattagattttaaaatcgttgtatttatcgtgttcagcgacccgataaaccataaaaacgatacccatattgtgtttttgactttaccccctttgcacccctttaggggtcaaattttcaaaaaaacctgaaacatgtatttagttatatgtctttaggaatcctcctatgaagtttcgaataaaatagtcaaactaatcttgtttccccatacaaactttgaacccccatttcacccttttaagaggagaaatttgaaaaatcctttcttagtgctcctctacgccatataaggaacctatgtgccaaatttgaaatctctaggaccagcggtttcggctgtgtgttgatatattatgtcagttagtcagtcagtcagtttcttattttatatattttttgatatttaaaccccattgcaccacaacgggggagaaggtatttcacttccgcctcgttagattttaaaaacgttgtatttatcgtgatcagcgacccgataaaccataaaaacgatacccatattgattttttgactttatcacccccttttcacccttttaggggttaaattttcaaaaaacctgaaacacgtattcagtcatatgtcttaaggaatcttcctgtgaagtttcgaatagaatagtcaaactaatcttgtttccccatacaaactttgaacccccgtttgacccccttaggaggtgaattttggaaaatcctttcttagtgctcctctacactatataaggaacctacgtgccaaatttgaaatctctaggaccagcggtttcggctgtgcgttgatatgtcagtcagtcagtcagtcagtcagtcagtcagtcagtcagcttcttcttttatatatttagatgaaaCTCAACAGGCGTAACGTAACTCATACTACAATTAACTGTAGTTTTAAGATTTATCTTTCATTAGACTAATTAACTCAGTACTTGAATAGTAAGGAAAAACGTAaggcacagcggggcaaatcgcgactggggggcaactgtaactgattttttttttccattattacactattaagttgagttccacatgtatccccTAAACACGCGTGCCACATATAACCAGtgtacactctatttaataatgcaaacattgtaaaacaaggaaaaaaaaccggccaagagcgagtcgggccacgctcagtgtagggttccgtagttttccgtatttttctcaaaaactactgaacctatcaagttcaaaacaattttcctagaaagtctttataaagttctacttttgtgatttttttcatattttttaaacttacggttcaaaagttagaggggggggacgcacttttttttcttttaggagcgattatttccgaaaatataaatattatcaaaaaacgatcttagtaaacccttatttttaaatacctatccaacaatatatcacacgttggggttggaatgaaaaaaaatatcagccctaactttacatgtagggggggtaccctaataaaacattttttttccattttttatttttgcactttgttggcgtgattgacatacatattggtaccaaatttcagctttctagtgctaacggttactgagattatccgcggacggacggacggacggacggacggacggacggacggacggacagacagacatggcgaaactataagggttcctagttgactacggaaccctaaaaatggatcagttgcaatggtcgaaattgccccgctgtaccttatttacttttaaatatttgccCCGCTATCGATCATGCATTTGGGCTGAAAGATGGTAGATAACCTTGTTACCATACGTAtcatttaaaaaccggccaagagcgtgtcgggccacgctcagtgtagggttccgtagttttccgtatttttctcaaaaactactgaacctatcaagttctaaacaattttcctagaaagtttttataaagttctacttttgtgatttttttcaaattttttaaacatatggttcaaaagttagagggggggacgcacttttttttcctttaagagcgattatttccgaaaatattaatattatcaaaaaatgttcttagtaaacccttattcatttttaaatacctatccaaaaatatatcacacgttggggttggaatgaaaaaaaatatcagcccccactttacatgtagggggagtaccctaataaaacatttttttccattttttatttttgcactttgttggcgtgattgatatacatattggtaccaaatttcagctttctagtgctaacggttactgagattatccgcggacggacggacggacagacagacatggcgaaactataaataagggttcctagttgactacggaaccctaaaaatgaacatACAGTGTGTTAAGTTttatacgggcgataaattaaaccagaaATAGAATTAATTAAGACGTGTTTTTTGAGTTAAGAGTAACTTTTCACCCCatatagtaaggcggcggaattgaaaaaagtcgtctagttttgaagttgatgtgactggagagtatactgccgACAAGtagtatcgttgtgatcggtagactttactgagtacgaaataatgacttgtcgcattctcagactgtgggggggttaactatgacgtcacaaagatcgcggtcccgggtttcaattttttgccaatttgtctagaaccccttatccaattttgaaaaatgaggtgtcgattgaaagcgtataacatgctgattaagatttcttatatgtgaaaagtatagttttgttagttattttttaattaacaataatgcaaaaaatactttttttttactctcttttttgatttttgtgactcaaaaaggcaatgaaaacggccacttagctaaaaaatatgttatataaatcatttaactacattattaagctatctgttgctttttaaatttctacgatcggataataaataaacaaactacaaccacatacctgtaggcggggagtaccgcttgacacgcgttcccatacattcggcgtctatcaaattacacctcgcgcaaaattcgtttcaagcagatatacctctaatcttatgcatcgtaacctatcaatattggtatcatttgaaaggacaattaaagtactttaagaaacaatgtcaatcattttcttaaaatcaataatcgccagtctgcggtggttacaaaggaaaaaagtgggtatgcaatttgactggtttcctaggtttgataccctagacgagtttaaaaggggaagtaaaggtgacatatgggtttttctctggcctaaaagctacacagagggtcaggggagaaaaaactagggtttaagttattttttcctttatttgttgattttattgtgtttaatttttttgtaattttatcaaggatacacgttggtttcttttgctgaaaattcccttttttatgagaaatgttataaatttcatggcattttccgatagagactaaaattaactttcaaataaggccacatagtcatactgatacatagtcatacccttaatattatgtaagtaaaagtatgactatgtggcctactgatacatagccatacccttaatattatataagtaaaagtatgactatttggccttatttgaaagttaattttagtctctatcggaaaatgccataaaattcataacatttctcataaaaaagggaactttagcaaaagaaaccaacgtgta
This Leguminivora glycinivorella isolate SPB_JAAS2020 chromosome 24, LegGlyc_1.1, whole genome shotgun sequence DNA region includes the following protein-coding sequences:
- the LOC125238815 gene encoding pupal cuticle protein PCP52-like is translated as MRVLILSAIFACAVAAPSSPVVAIAPIIPAALPTLSPGDLQAAAIDAKVQAEDQARAIADQARLAADVARDQVELALEGQKPIAYAAPAPVVAIVATNPGDLQAAAIDAKVKAEDEARAIADQARLAADVARDQAELALEGQKEKGEEVTSIAKEKSEELFWNVEDKKWQAIDAVKTVEAKIDGAVANNAEALAKSLIPVVAPLPYANLVYAPGLIPLVKDEKITKTAEKEEKEKLEGSKLEGLALTQGIGLVGAPWPPLTLVQPGLLGAPLPLQPVLTPIIKHW